A stretch of the Vigna radiata var. radiata cultivar VC1973A chromosome 7, Vradiata_ver6, whole genome shotgun sequence genome encodes the following:
- the LOC106767662 gene encoding TMV resistance protein N-like, giving the protein MKNLRTLIIRNGHFSKGPKHLPNSLRVMEWWRYPSQNFPQDFHPKKLAIFKLPYCEFTSLELTDLLRQKFVNMTSLNFDECRYLKQIPDVSCLRHLENLSFRWCPKLSLLHYSVGFLEKLKILDAEGCSRLKSFPPIKLTSLERLKLRYCQSLENFPEVLGNMEHVRELDLKETPVKNFPSSFRNLTRLQKLHMCLTIPVMKSGRDGLPLSSICMMPELVEVAANEWEGGLFREANEGVEKVSSILSTNVQYLQLRCCNLTDDFFPTLLPWFANMKNLDLSGNNFTVIPECIKEFHFLTRLNLNFCERLEEIRGIPPNLKYFFAIDCQSLTSSCRSMLLNQELHEAGSTFFYLPGAKIAEWFEFQTLELPISFWFRGKLPAMAICIAMERVCEYSSSEGGKYRPLVIHSTFRLMSPIVIINGNEHLLESWEMMDDCTCVFDLRETKLKNDLDEELVENEWNHAEVTCRYVSLGQTLIKHGIHVFKKESSVEEIRFTDPSRKRNLDMMNSIAQDHNTNSC; this is encoded by the exons atgaaaaatCTCAGAACACTTATTATCAGAAATGGTCATTTCTCCAAAGGTCCAAAACATCTGCCTAATTCTTTGAGAGTGATGGAATGGTGGAGATATCCTTCACAGAATTTTCCACAGGATTTTCATCCGAAGAAACTTGCTATATTCAAGTTACCATACTGTGAGTTTACATCACTAGAGTTGACTGACTTATTAAGACAG AAGTTTGTGAATATGACAAGTTTAAATTTTGACGAATGTCGATATTTGAAACAGATACCTGATGTATCTTGTCTCAGACATCTGGAAAATTTGTCATTTCGATGGTGTCCAAAGTTATCCTTACTTCACTACTCAGTTGGGTTCTTGGAAAAACTTAAGATCTTAGATGCAGAAGGTTGCTCCAGGCTGAAGAGTTTTCCTCCAATCAAGTTAACTTCTCTTGAGCGACTCAAACTTCGGTATTGTCAGAGTCTTGAAAATTTTCCAGAAGTATTAGGAAACATGGAACATGTACGAGAACTTGACTTGAAAGAAACTCCTGTAAAAAACTTCCCATCTTCATTTCGAAATCTTACACGGCTGCAAAAGTTACATATGTGTTTGACTATTCCAGTAATGAAAAGTGGTCGTGATGGCCTTCCCCTTTCAAGCATTTGCATGATGCCAGAACTGGTTGAAGTTGCAGCAAATGAATGGGAAGGGGGGCTTTTCCGTGAAGCCAATGAGGGTGTAGAAAAAGTGAGCTCAATCTTGTCTACAAACGTTCAATATCTTCAACTCAGATGCTGCAACTTAACAGATGATTTTTTTCCAACACTTCTCCCATGGTTTGCTAATATGAAGAACTTAGACCTATCAGGGAATAATTTCACAGTCATTCCAGAATGCATCAAAGAATTCCACTTTTTAACCAGGCTTAATTTGAACTTTTGTGAGCGACTTGAAGAAATCAGAGGCATTCCTCCAAACCTGAAATATTTCTTTGCAATAGATTGCCAATCCTTGACATCCTCATGTAGAAGCATGTTACTAAATCAG GAACTGCATGAGGCTGGAAGCACCTTCTTTTATCTGCCAGGAGCCAAGATTGCAGAGTGGTTTGAGTTTCAAACATTGGAACTGCCAATTTCTTTCTGGTTTCGTGGGAAACTCCCAGCCATGGCTATTTGTATTGCAATGGAACGAGTGTGTGAGTATTCCTCATCAGAAGGTGGTAAATACAGACCCTTGGTGATCCATAGCACATTTAGACTGATGTCACCCATTGTGATCATCAATGGCAACGAACATTTGTTAGAAAGTTGGGAGATGATGGATGATTGTACTTGTGTTTTTGACCTGAGGGAGACAAAACTGAAAAATGATTTAGATGAAGAACTTGTGGAAAATGAATGGAACCATGCAGAGGTTACGTGTCGATATGTGAGTTTAGGCCAAACCTTAATAAAACATGGAATCCATGTATTTAAAAAGGAAAGTAGCGTGGAAGAGATTCGATTCACTGATCCTTCCAGAAAAAGAAATCTTGATATGATGAACTCGATAGCTCAAGATCACAACACCAACAGTTGCTGA
- the LOC106766137 gene encoding TMV resistance protein N: MQSSPSSFPYRFRYDVFLSFRGKDTRQGFTGNLYKSLCDRGIHTFIDDHHLPRGDQISSELENAIQDSRIFIIVLSQNYASSTFCLNELHYILRFIKHKGRLIFPVFYGVDPSHVRHHTGTFREALAHHQNKLNSYSNWEKLETWKMALHQVANLSGYHFKHGEGYEYEFIERIVELVCSKINRAALHVADYPVGLESQVLEVKLLLDVGCDDVVHMVGFHGLGGVGKTTLAAAVYNSIADHFEALCFLENVRETSSKHGLLHLQSNLLSETVGEIKLTSVKKGISVIQHRLQKKKVLLILDDVDKEEQLQALAGRPHWFGLGSRIIITTRDKQLLKCHRVKRTYEVKELNEENALELLTWKSFKFEKFDPSYKDVLNLAVTYASGLPLALEVIGSNLFGKNIEQWKYALDQYKKIP, from the exons ATGCAATCATCTCCTTCTTCCTTCCCTTACAGATTCAGATATGATGTGTTCCTCAGTTTTCGAGGGAAAGATACTCGCCAAGGTTTCACAGGAAATCTCTACAAATCTCTTTGTGATAGAGGAATTCACACCTTCATCGATGACCACCACCTTCCCAGAGGGGACCAGATTTCCTCTGAACTTGAGAACGCAATCCAAGACTCCAGAATTTTCATCATTGTCCTCTCTCAAAACTATGCATCTTCCACCTTCTGCTTAAATGAACTTCATTACATCCTGAGGTTTATTAAGCATAAGGGTCGGTTGATTTTCCCAGTTTTTTATGGAGTTGACCCTTCTCATGTGAGACACCACACAGGTACTTTTCGAGAGGCGTTGGCTCATCATCAAAACAAGTTGAATTCTTATTCCAACTGGGAGAAGCTTGAAACATGGAAGATGGCTCTGCATCAAGTGGCTAACTTGTCTGGCTATCATTTCAAACATGG GGAAGGATATGAATATGAGTTCATTGAGAGGATTGTTGAGTTGGTCTGCAGCAAGATTAACCGTGCTGCTTTACATGTTGCGGATTACCCAGTTGGATTAGAGTCACAGGTGCTAGAAGTAAAGTTGCTTCTAGATGTTGGATGTGATGATGTTGTCCACATGGTGGGGTTCCATGGACTTGGTGGAGTAGGGAAAACGACACTTGCTGCTGCAGTTTATAATTCCATTGCTGACCATTTTGAAGCTTTATGTTTTCTTGAAAACGTGAGAGAAACTTCGAGCAAACATGGGTTACTGCATCTCCAAAGCAACCTTCTTTCCGAAACTGTTGGAGAGATTAAGTTAACAAGTGTCAAAAAGGGAATTTCTGTAATACAGCACAGGCTCCAGAAAAAGAAGGTTCTTTTGATTCTAGATGATGTTGACAAAGAGGAACAACTACAGGCACTTGCAGGAAGACCACATTGGTTTGGTCTAGGCAGTAGAATCATCATAACAACTCGAGACAAACAGTTGCTAAAATGTCATCGGGTTAAAAGAACATACGAGGTTAAAGAATTGAATGAGGAAAATGCTCTTGAATTACTTACTTGGAAATCTTTCAAGTTTGAAAAATTTGATCCAAGTTACAAGGATGTTTTAAATCTGGCAGTAACTTATGCCTCGGGCCTTCCATTGGCTTTGGAAGTAATAGGTTCCAActtatttggaaaaaatatagaACAATGGAAGTATGCTTTGGATCAGTACAAGAAAATTCCT
- the LOC106767545 gene encoding cystinosin homolog: protein MIPWNSFPLEVTYQVFGWLAFLSWAVAGYPQLILNFRRKSVVGLSLDFQILSLTKHCTYLIYNASLFFSPVVQKQYFEKYGYEQMIPVAANDVAFSSHAVILHLIVICQFAMFERANQKLSIYTIAVAVAVWFIAAVCFFIALPSQSWLWLVSIFNIIQAIMTLIKYFPQTLLNFLRKSTDGFSIGTVLLDFSGGVFNYSQMTVQSIDQGSWVNFYGNIGKVLISLVTISYDSILMCQHYVVYPDNKKELHSKNSEEIKQPLIWESPSPIDHEQIKGSVTYSHQSPPEV, encoded by the exons ATGATTCCATGGAACTCATTTCCATTAGAAGTGACATACCAAGTATTTGGTTGGTTAGCTTTTCTTTCATGGGCAGTTGCTGGCTACCCACAACTCATCTTGAATTTTCGTAGGAAAAG TGTGGTGGGATTAAGTTTGGATTTTCAGATTCTGAGCTTAACCAAGCACTGTACATATCTCATATACAATGCTTCCCTCTTCTTTAGCCCTGTTGTTCAGAAGCAGTATTTTGAGAAGTATGGTTATGAACAG ATGATTCCTGTTGCAGCTAACGATGTTGCTTTCTCTAGTCATGCAGTCATATTACATCTAATTGTAATTTGCCAATTTGCTATGTTTGAA CGTGCAAATCAGAAATTGTCCATCTATACCATTGCAGTAGCTGTTGCAGTGTGGTTTATTGCTGCTGTTTGCTTTTTCATTGCATTGCCAAGCCAATCTTGGCTTTGGCTAGTTTCCATTTTCAA CATAATTCAAGCAATTATGACCCTCATCAAATACTTTCCCCAG ACACTCCTGAATTTTTTGAGGAAGAGTACAGATGGATTTAGCATTGGAACTGTTCTACTTGATTTTTCTGGAGGTGTATTTAATTATTCACAAATGACTGTGCAGTCCATAGACCAAG GTTCCTGGGTGAACTTCTATGGAAACATTGGGAAAGTACTTATATCCTTG GTAACAATATCCTATGATTCTATCTTGATGTGTCAACATTATGTAGTGTACCCTGATAACAAGAAAGAGCTTCATTCTAAAAATTCTGAAGAAATCAAACAACCACTAATCTGGGAAAGTCCAAGTCCAATAGATCATGAACAAATCAAAGGTTCTGTTACATATTCACATCAGTCTCCACCAGAAGTTTGA
- the LOC106766138 gene encoding early nodulin-like protein 3 has protein sequence MIENNCNHPLLPFLVQLTXNQLXHSLDLHLYIRNPFFHISYYTKVCYFYHKLLHSLSSCLILSMASSSSTSLLVLLFAIFSTLTCCSVASNEFQVGDSNGWVVPPQNDTNFYNEWASHNRFHAGDTLWFKYKKDSVMEVDEGDYTHCNATHPKLFSNSGNTKLKLGHPGTFYFMSGASGHCEVGQKMIVRVMVDESLPQHAKSSGYHIAISPTGLSQVLFFQFLLASFLGSLSN, from the exons ATGATTGAAAATAACTGTAATCACCCACTACTCCCATTTCTCGTCCAACTCACTNAAAACCAACTTCNCCACTCTCTCGATCTACATCTATATATAAGAAACCCTTTTTTCCACATTTCCTACTACACCAAAGTGTGCTATTTCTACCACAAACTTCTGCATTCACTCTCCTCTTGCCTCATACTttcaatggcttcttcttcttccacttccCTATTAGTGCTTCTCTTTGCNATTTTTTCCACTCTTACATGTTGCTCTGTGGCTTCCAATGAATTCCAAGTTGGTGACTCAAATGGGTGGGTTGTTCCTCCCCAAAATGACACCAACTTCTACAATGAATGGGCTTCCCACAACAGGTTCCACGCTGGTGACACCCTCT GGTTTAAGTACAAGAAGGATTCAGTGATGGAGGTGGATGAGGGGGATTACACACACTGCAATGCCACACACCCCAAACTCTTCTCTAACAGTGGCAACACCAAGTTGAAGCTNGGCCACCCAGGGACCTTCTACTTCATGAGCGGTGCTTCAGGGCACTGTGAGGTGGGACAGAAGATGATTGTGAGGGTCATGGTGGATGAGTCTCTTCCTCAACATGCCAAGTCTTCTGGTTACCATATTGCAATTTCTCCAACTGGGCTGTCTCAAGTGCTCTTCTTTCAGTTTCTTTTGGCATCTTTCTTAGGTAGTTTAAGTAATTAG
- the LOC106765621 gene encoding uncharacterized membrane protein At3g27390: MEPPTGFWASVWNLVCFLPFFIGLWLLGNIKGVILCPLICLIMTIGNSAIICGLWPIHCIWTYYCVVRSEKLGPALKFVACTCLLPLVLILWPLVGIVGSVIGGAAYGFFAPIFATFEAVEGGKEYKLFHCFIDGTWTTITKTFDIVKDVKNECYDTYLSVMDDLLQPKDPDGNYYDIRLEYLPGAIVAMVLGVIVDTPVISAIAVCKGPYMLFKGWNRLLHDLIGREGPFLETICVPFAGLAIILWPLAVAGAVLASVLASFFLGAYAGLITYQESSFLFGLRYIVAAVSLYDEYSNDILDMKDGSFFPRPQYRKKAELKPSSRTILHSNSLTKTNSLTKTLSRAISLKNIPEFKPFELLDGLFKECHQLGESLISEGLITHEDIQEAKFGKRGRVIRIGLPAYCLLQALFRSVKHNSSGILISEDTELTTSNKPKEQFFEWFLNPLLVIKEQIKAENLSVSEEDYFGKLVLFNGDPTRVEKSFIGRRVPESDRKRAELHALARRLQGITKFITRFPTYKRRFDVILNTLSDELAEKHGASKIIRSKSAFPRILSLRSFNCQTSKSNDSEQESEHTRDLEISL; the protein is encoded by the exons ATGGAACCTCCAACAGGATTTTGGGCTTCAGTATGGAACTTGGTTtgctttcttcctttcttcatcGGTCTTTGGCTTCTTGGCAACATCAAAG GTGTCATTTTGTGCCCACTTATATGCTTAATAATGACAATTGGCAACTCAGCTATCATATGTGGTCTTTGGCCGATACATTGTATTTGGACATATTACTGTGTAGTTAG ATCAGAAAAATTAGGACCTGCACTGAAGTTTGTTGCATGCACATGTCTACTACCCTTGGTGTTGATTTTATGGCCATTGGTTGGCATTGTTGGAAGTGTTATAGGTGGAGCAGCCTATGGATTTTTTGCCCCAATATTTGCTACTTTTGAAGCTGTAGAGGGAGGAAAAGAGTACAAACTTTTCCATTGTTTCATT GATGGAACATGGACCACTATAACAAAGACCTTTGATATTGTCAAGGATGTGAAAAATGAATGCTATGATACTTATTTATCGGTCATGGATGACCTCTTGCAGCCAAAGGATCCAGATGGAAACTATTATGACATCAG GCTGGAATATCTTCCTGGAGCTATTGTGGCTATGGTTCTTGGGGTCATAGTTGACACACCAGTTATATCTGCAATTGCTGTATGTAAAGGCCCTTACATGCTTTTTAAAGGGTGGAATCGTCTTTTACATGATCTTATAGGTCGTGAAGGCCCTTTCTTGGAGACAATATGTGTGCCCTTTGCAGGCCTTGCCATTATTTTGTGGCCACTGGCTGTTGCTGGGGCGGTTCTGGCATCTGTATTAGCTAGTTTCTTTCTTGGTGCCTATGCAGGTCTTATCACTTATCAG GAgtcttcttttttgtttggcCTAAGGTACATTGTTGCAGCTGTGTCCCTTTATGATGAATACAGCAATGATATTCTTGACATGAAAGATGGATCCTTCTTCCCAAG GCCACAATATCGAAAAAAGGCTGAATTGAAACCATCATCAAGGACAATTCTCCATTCAAATTCCCTCACAAAAACAAACTCCTTAACAAAGACACTCTCTCGTGCAATATCACTGAAAAATATACCCGAGTTCAAACCATTTGAG CTGTTGGATGGCTTGTTCAAAGAATGCCATCAACTTGGAGAATCACTGATTTCTGAAGGGCTAATAACACACGAAGACATACAAGAAGCAAAGTTTGGCAAAAGGGGTAGAGTCATTAGAATTGGTTTGCCAGCTTATTGCCTTCTCCAAGCACTTTTTCGTTCTGTAAAACACAACTCCTCTGGTATATTGATAA GTGAGGATACTGAACTAACTACATCAAACAAACCGAAGGAACAGTTTTTTGAATGGTTCCTTAATCCCCTTTTGGTCATTAAAGAACAAATCAAAGCTGAAAATCTTAGTGTGTCAGAAGAGGACTACTTTGGCAAATTAGTCCTCTTCAATGGTGATCCCACCAGGGtagaaaaatcatttattgGCCGCAGAGTCCCAGAATCTGATCGAAAACGTGCTGAACTTCATGCATTGGCAAGAAG ACTTCAAGGGATCACCAAATTCATCACAAGGTTTCCTACCTACAAGAGGCGTTTTGATGTTATCTTAAACACACTATCTGATGAGCTTGCTGAGAAGCATGGTGCTTCCAAAATAATCAGATCAAAAAGTGCTTTTCCTCGGATACTAAGTTTGAGATCCTTCAATTGCCAAACATCTAAATCAAATGATTCTGAACAGGAGTCTGAACATACAAGAGATTTAGAAATTTCATTATAG